Proteins from one Corynebacterium testudinoris genomic window:
- a CDS encoding HAD family hydrolase: MDHAPKLVASDVDGTLLNSQDRVTPRVRDVIVRAVNAGTEVALATGRPHRWIFPVLDQLTVRPVCVTSNGAVLYDSATDRVLRSHVLDPETMGQVLESAQEAFFDVGGVAVGCERVGQSAFDPEEEMFVISPGFLQTWEEQGFGVLPEHEVISQPAAKMILRHEGLTAPEMFERIFPFIDPLLAHVTYSMNDGLLEVAAPGVTKALGVSTLAELHGVDQSEVLCLGDMPNDIEMLQWAGLGVAMGNARDSVKDAADFVTATNNEEGLAQVLERWF; this comes from the coding sequence ATGGATCACGCACCCAAACTGGTCGCCAGCGATGTCGATGGAACATTGCTCAACTCCCAGGACCGGGTTACCCCCCGGGTGCGTGATGTCATTGTCCGGGCAGTCAACGCGGGAACCGAAGTCGCCCTCGCCACCGGCCGCCCGCACCGCTGGATTTTCCCGGTGCTGGATCAATTGACGGTGCGCCCGGTGTGTGTGACCTCCAACGGGGCGGTCCTCTATGACTCGGCTACCGACCGGGTGCTGCGCTCTCACGTCCTCGACCCGGAGACCATGGGTCAGGTTCTGGAATCTGCGCAGGAAGCGTTTTTCGACGTCGGCGGGGTCGCCGTCGGGTGTGAGCGGGTCGGCCAATCCGCCTTCGACCCCGAAGAAGAGATGTTTGTTATCTCTCCCGGATTCCTCCAAACCTGGGAGGAGCAGGGCTTCGGCGTGCTGCCCGAACACGAGGTCATCTCCCAGCCGGCTGCGAAGATGATCCTGCGCCACGAAGGTCTCACCGCGCCGGAGATGTTCGAGCGGATTTTCCCCTTCATTGATCCCCTGCTCGCCCACGTCACGTATTCCATGAATGACGGGTTGCTGGAGGTCGCCGCCCCCGGCGTCACCAAGGCCCTCGGGGTATCCACGCTCGCCGAGCTCCACGGAGTCGATCAATCCGAGGTCCTCTGCCTGGGCGATATGCCCAATGACATTGAGATGCTCCAATGGGCCGGACTCGGGGTAGCCATGGGCAATGCCCGCGATTCAGTGAAGGACGCCGCCGACTTTGTCACGGCAACCAACAATGAAGAAGGCCTGGCACAGGTCCTCGAGCGCTGGTTCTGA
- a CDS encoding lysophospholipid acyltransferase family protein has protein sequence MSGNKRFERRSGFYVPRGLPTVPDHPQEAKEAPYNRVMIPLLRRIMSAQGLTITVFGAENIPTTGPALLAINHTGFYDFIFAGIPAFLRGHRLVRFMSKQEVFKVPVIGKLMRSMDHLPVDRAAGGTSRTEAVERLRRGQLVGIFPEATISRAFQLKDFKNGAVRIADEADAPLLPVVIWGSQRVWTKDLPKHLGRSNTPIFIRVGEPVATSGDPDVATERLKSVMSELLDVVRDDYTRTYGPFPSGEPWIPSDEGGSAPTLIDAARLDAEERAARKERKEAKVSERLNKRADAALGNARTFSARLKNLLRKR, from the coding sequence ATGAGCGGAAACAAACGATTTGAACGCCGCAGCGGCTTCTATGTCCCGCGTGGTCTGCCCACCGTGCCGGACCACCCGCAGGAGGCGAAGGAAGCCCCCTATAACCGAGTGATGATTCCCCTGCTGCGCCGCATCATGTCGGCGCAGGGCCTGACCATCACGGTGTTCGGGGCGGAGAACATTCCCACCACCGGGCCTGCTTTGCTGGCTATCAACCACACCGGTTTCTATGACTTCATCTTCGCGGGCATTCCCGCCTTCCTGCGTGGCCACCGGTTGGTTCGGTTCATGTCGAAGCAGGAAGTGTTCAAGGTCCCGGTCATTGGCAAGCTCATGCGCTCGATGGATCACCTCCCGGTTGATCGTGCCGCCGGTGGGACCTCCCGCACCGAGGCAGTTGAGCGGCTCCGCCGTGGTCAGCTCGTGGGTATTTTCCCGGAGGCGACGATTTCGCGGGCCTTTCAGCTCAAGGACTTCAAAAACGGTGCCGTCCGCATTGCCGATGAGGCCGATGCCCCGCTGTTGCCCGTCGTCATCTGGGGTTCGCAGCGCGTGTGGACGAAGGATCTGCCCAAGCACCTCGGCCGGAGCAACACGCCGATCTTCATCCGCGTCGGGGAGCCGGTGGCTACGTCGGGGGATCCGGATGTTGCCACCGAGCGCCTCAAGTCAGTCATGAGTGAGCTGCTGGACGTGGTCCGCGATGACTACACCCGGACCTACGGTCCGTTCCCGTCCGGGGAGCCGTGGATTCCTTCCGATGAGGGTGGCAGCGCACCGACGCTTATCGACGCCGCGCGTCTCGACGCCGAGGAGCGTGCAGCGCGGAAGGAACGCAAGGAAGCCAAAGTCTCGGAGCGGTTGAACAAGCGCGCGGACGCCGCCCTCGGCAACGCCCGCACCTTCAGCGCTCGCCTTAAAAACCTGCTCAGGAAGCGATAA